In Clostridium omnivorum, the DNA window AAAGTACCGTGTCTTGATGTTTTTCCAACATTCTCAATGTCCCCTGTTCTAATACACTTTTGACAGGTAGTTACCCTTTTGCTAGGTGGAGTTTGAAGTCCTGTAAAATATGGCTTTAAAGGTGCCATACCTGCATTTATAAGAAGTAAGCTCTTGTCATTCTTTGGAACCAAAGAAAAACTAGGCATTCTTAAATGATCTTTACTTTCGAAAAATTCTAAATAGGCTTCTCTTATTTCGTTTAAACCCATCTTTTTCATATTAAATTACCTCCTGAAATATTAATATATTCATTTTTAAAATAAACAATAAAAAAAACCTTCAAATCCCTAAAAGGGACGAAAGTTTATTCCGCGGTACCACCCTAATTATACAGTATTAAAAAAATTAATTTCTGTATCACTTAATTTGCCTGACTCCGAGACAGCTTCTAATTATCTATCAAGAAGTTTCCACCAGCCACTTCCTCTCTAAATGAATCAATAACTATACTCCTTCTCATCATTGCCGCATATTGATTTATAAAGATTATAAATTAAAAAACTATTTATGTCAATATTGGTTGTATACCCATGCGATAGATAATATTGTAAATGACCAAGTTTAAAATAAATAGTAGTTTAAATCCTCGTATATTATTTTAATAATTACTCCTATAGGAACCGCTAATACCATTCCAATAAATCCACCTATCTTGCCTCCAATAATAAGTATAATAATAACTAATAGGGGGTGCATACTTACGCTATCTCCTGTAATTTTTGGTGATATTATGTCACCTTCTATCTGCTGAATAAAATATAAACATATTGAAGCGTAAATTGCAGTTTTTGGAGAAATTAGAAGTGCCATAAAAACTGCCGGAAGTGCTCCAAAAAGCGGTCCAAAATAAGGAATTATATTAAAAGCAGCATTTAATATGGATAATATTATCGGAAAATCAACTTTTAAAAAAATCAATATAAAAAATGTAAGTATTCCAATTAAAAGACAAAGTAAAAATTGGCTTATAATATATCTTCCCATAATCTTATCTATATGGCATAGTATTTTTTTTATTATACTCCTGCTCTTACATGGAAAAACTACAATTAGTCTATTAAATATAATATCACTATCTGCAAGAAAGTAGTAAACCACAATAGGAATTACTGCGAGAGATATAAGATTCTCCCCTATAGAAAAAGCATTATCCAGAAACTTATTTAGCATAGAAACAAATTGTACATTTACTTTTTCATATATATTTTCTAGAATCACAAATAGAGTTTTATTATTTTTCAAAGGTTTTAACTTATTGTAAAACTCATTAAAATAATGCTCAAGTTTTATAAATGAATTATTTACATTTAAGCTCTCTCTAAAAATAGATGGAATTATAACTATCAAAATTAAAACAGCGCATAACACAAAGACTATGAGAAGCAAAGCCGCAGCAATTCTCTGGTTAATTCCCCTTTTAATTAATAGCTTTTGTAGGGGTTTAATTGTATACGCTATAATAAAAGACATAAAAATAAGATATAGTACTTCCTTAACTATAGTACTTTTATAAATCACAATACCACATGTGAAAAATATAGCTATCAATATTATATACTTAATGATTTTCTTTTTCATTGCAATCAACTTCCATCAATAATCTATGTGGTACGCTAGAGAATTCCATATTTGATACAGGATTAATTTTAAGTATACCTTCTTCTCCAAGTAATAATTCCTTCATGAGAAAAACCTTTTTTCCAGAAATTAAATTTTGTAGAAGCCCTGTAGATACTATTATTGCCTTTATTTCAAAGCTTGCTTTATCAAATAATATATCCTCTAACATTCCGAGTACAGCAGCATCTCTATCAATAATGTCAATGTTTTTTATGTCAGAAAATTTAAGTACTTTGTTTTCACAAGTTTTTTTTACTACCATGATATTACTGTAGGAAATGATATCCTCAACATAAACATTTACAGTGTTTTTAAAAAACTTATATGATGAAACAATAAACCCTTCAACTTCTGCACTATTAAAATTGATGATTATATCCTTGACAAATCCTATTTTCTTTCCTTTTATATCAACTACATCCATTAAGATAAAATCCTTGCTTCTATACATACTATTCATCTCATTATTTATATATTTAGTAACAATTAAGATTATCTTTTCCAAAACATAAAAAAATATAACCCTTTTAGGGTTATATTTCATAAAATATTATTCTCCGTGTACTTGATCATGTATATCATCGTGTTCTTCATAATCCCATGGTTCTAAACCTTGAGATATTCTGTATTCATTAATTGCTTTATGGATTGCTTCTTCAGCTAAAACTGAACAGTGCATTTTAACTGGTGGAAGACCATCTAACGCTTCTGCAACAGCCTTGTTTGTTAATTCCCAAGCTTCTTCAAGAGACTTGCCAATAATAAGCTCTGTAGCCATACTTGAGGAAGCTATGGCAGAACCACAACCAAAAGTTTTAAACTTTGCATCTTTAATTATATTATCTTCAACTTTTAAGTATATTTTCATTATATCTCCGCATTTAGCATTACCTACTTCACCAATGCCATTTGCATCTTCTATTTCTCCTACATTTCTAGGATTCATGAAATGATCCATAACCTTTTCGCTATATTGCATGTTATTTATCCCCTTTCTTAATAAAGTCATCCCATAGAGGTGACATATCTCTAAGTCTAGAAACTACTTTTTCAACTGTTTCAATAACATAATCTACATCTTCCACAGTTGTTCCGTCTCCCATACTAAGCCTTAAAGAACCATGAGCTATTTCATGAGGAAGTCCTATAGCTAAAAGTACATGTGAGGGATCTAACGAACCAGATGTGCAAGCACTACCACTTGAAGCACATATTCCCATATGATCCAATAACAATAATATAGCTTCTCCTTCTATAAATCTAAAGCAGATATTTGCATTACCTGGTAATCTTTTTTCACCTACGGGTCCATTTAATCTTGAATAAGGAATTTTTAAAAGCCCTTCTATGAGTCTATCTCTTAGCTCTGTAAGCTTCTTTGAATGAGCTTCCATATTTTCCGAAGCAAGCTCTATTGCTTTTCCAAGTCCAACTATTCCAGCTACATTTTCAGTACCAGCTCTTTTAGATCTTTCCTGACCGCCACCATGTACAAGATTATCTATTTTTACACCCTTTTTAATATAAAGAGCACCTGTACCTTTAGGTCCATAAATCTTGTGAGCAGCCATAGATAACAAGTCAATGTTCATTTCTTTTACATCAATATTTACATTTCCAACTGCTTGCACTGCATCTGTGTGAAATAAAACCTTTTTTTCTCTACATAGTTTTCCTATTTCGTTTATAGGCTGGATTGTTCCTATTTCATTATTAGCAAACATAATTGAAACTAAAATAGTTTTATCAGATATTGCTTTTTCTAAATCCTCTATTTTTATAAATCCATACTCGTCTACTGGTAAATATGTAATTTCAAATCCATTTTTTTCAAGATATTCACAAGCATGAAGTATGGCATGATGTTCTATTGTTGTAGTAATAATATGATTTCCTTTATTCTTGTGTGCAAATGCTATTCCCTTTAATGCCCAGTTATCTGCTTCAGATCCACCGCCAGTAAAGTATATTTCGTTACTATCTGCATTTATAGCTTTTGCTACTCTATCCCTTGCCTTATCTATTGCCTTTTTTGTTTCTCTTGATAATGAGTAAATTGAGGATGGATTTCCAAAATGCTCTGTAAAATAAGGAATCATCTCATCAAGAACCTCTGGCTTAACGTAAGTGGTAGCAGCATAATCCATGTATATTGGTTTATTCATGCTTTTTCTCTCCTTCGCTATTGGTAATTTTCATGTTATAATAATCATCCACTATATCCTTTAGGGTTGTGGATTTTGTAACACTATCAATGCTTTCTTTTATTTTTGCCCATAAAAGTCTTGTTGCACAACAATCAACGTTGTTACAGCTCTTGTCATCAATGCATGTAGAAATTTCTACGGGGCCTTCCAATACTTCCATTAATTCATATATAGTTATTTCTTCAGGCTTTCTATTTAATACATATCCTCCTTGAGCACCTCTAACACTTTTTATAAGATTTGCTCTTCTTAATGGAGAAAATAGCTGTTCTAAATAGTATTCTGATATGTTCTGCCTTTCTGAAATACATTTTATAGACACAGGATCCATACCATAGTGAATAGCCAAATCCACCATTGCTTTAATTCCATATCTTCCTTTGGTAGATAGCTTCATATAATCACCCTTTCAATGTTGAGTGTTTTACTATGTTTTCAAATTTATAATATCAAATCAGAGTATTATTGTCAACAATTTCAAAACCAATATTTATGTAAATAGCAAAACCAGCTCATACTAATTTTTTTTAATCTTCATTATAATAAGTCTTCTTTCCCATTTCTTTAGGAAAATATTCTTGCTCTACAAAGTGTCCTGGGTAGTCATGTGGGTATTTGTATCCAACATTTCCTAAGGCCTGTGCTCCTTTATAGTGGGTGTCTCTTAAATGTGGAGGTACTCTGTATTGATTATACTTTGCATCCTCAATTGCTTTAAATACTGCAGTACAAACTGAATTGGATTTTGGAGCTTTTGCAAGATAAATTATAGCTTGGGCAATTGGTATTGAAGCTTCTGGCATACCCACCATCATAAGGGCATTACTTGCTGCCTGAGCAATAAGCATTGCGTTAGGGTCTGCCATTCCAATATCCTCTGAAGCATGAACAATAAGCCTTCTAACTATAAATTTAGGATCTTCACCACCAGCAACCATTCTTCCAAACCAGTATAAAGCTGCATCAGCGTTTGAACCTCGTATACTTTTAATAAAAGCAGAAATAATATCGTAATGATTATCCCCTGTTGCATCATAATTTACAGCTGGCTTTTGAAGAGCTTCCAATACCCTTTCTTTTTCTATAATAATAATACCCTCACTATTCTTATGGGTTGAAAGTACTGCTAGTTCTAGAGCATTTATTGCAGTTCTAGCATCGCCACCGCATAATTCAGCTATACATTGAAGTGCTGCTTTTTCTATATTAATTTTTAATCCACCATAACCTCTTTCACTATCCTTTAATATATTCTCAAGTATGAGAACTATATCATTTTCTGTTAAAGGTTCCATTTGAAATACTTTTGCTCTGCTTAAAATTGCACCATTTAAATCAAAGTATGGATTTTCTGTGGTTGCACCTATTAGTATTATAATACCTTTTTCCATGGCATCTAGCAGAGAATCCTGTTGAGCACCTTTTTTCAAAGCATGTATTTCATCTATAAAGAATATAGATTTCTTACCATAAAATTTTAAATTATCTTCTGCTTTTTCTATATATTCTCTAATCTCTTTTACACCAATAGAAGTTGCATTTAATTTTACAAATTCACACTTCGTTTCTTTTGATATTATAGATGCTAAAGTTGTCTTTCCAACTCCAGGAGGTCCATAGAGAATTATTGATGTTAAGCTATCATTTTCAATCAGTCTTCTAAGGAGTTTTCCCTTACCAACTATATGTTTTTGACCATAAAATTCATCTAAATTTCTTGGTCTCATCCTTTCAGCAAGAGGCTTATTACCAGAACTTTTATTCATAGCCATAGTAAATAAATCCATTTAATCACCTTCTTTTTGACCTTTTACACTCTACTTAATTAAACTTGGCTTATTAAAATGTATTTTTCATGCTATAAATCAGGTCGACTTAGTTAAAACTATTATAGCATTTAATTTTAAACTTTGCTTAATGTCCATTATATAATACTTTTAGAAACTTTATAAGGTCTTTTTATTCACTACTAGCGTGAGATTCCCAAAGGCTGCACTGAAAATAAAGAATTTGTGAAAGGTGAATACTATAAAATGAAAGCATTAATAAATCCTGATTCTTACCATGGAAATAATAAAAGAATAAACTTTTTTGAGGGCTGGTATTTTAAACTAGTAGATTCTTCTAAAAAAAACGTTTATGCATTTATTCCAGGAATATTTTTAGGCAAAAATACGTCACAATCCCACAGCTTTATTCAAATTCTAACCGCTTCTACTGCTTCCTATAACTATTTAAAATACTCTACTGTAAATTTTAAAAGTTCAAAAAATGAGTTAGAAACAAGTGTGGGAGAGAATAGCTTTTCCTTAAATGGATTGTCGTTAAATATCAAAGACATAAATCTTAATATAAGTGGTAATATAACTTTTAAAAATGTATTAAAATGGCCTGATTCCTTGATTAACCCCGGAAGTATGGGCTATTACAATTATCTAAAGTTCATGCAGTGCTTTAGTCAAGTATGTGCAATTGATATGGATTTATCGGGAGCTTTGAATATCAATGGCCAATGTATTGATTTTAATGGTGGAAAAGGTTATATCGAAAAAAATTGGGGAAAGTCCTTCCCTCATTCTTGGATATGGGTTCAATGCAATAATTTTAATAATACTAGGGCTGCACTCAGCTGCTCAATAGGTCATATTCCATTTCTTTTCGGAAGCTTTAGAGGCTTTCTTATTGGTTTTAGGGTAAATGATAGTTTCATAAAATTTACTACTTTAAATAGAAGCATACTTAATATATCAAGAAAAAATAATGATGTATTAATTCAGGTTGAAAACAATGAATATAAGCTTAAAATTGAAACATATACGAATAAAAGGGATTTTATACTCTGTAACGGTCCTAGAGATGATAAAATGATTCCTTTAGTTGAAGAAAATTTGCTTGCCAATATTGTAGTAGAACTAATAGACAAAAAAACTAACCGCCCAGTACTTATAGATAATGGCAGCTGTGCGGGAATAGAATATGGTGGCGATCAAATGTGGATTATCAATAAATAATAGAACTAAGGCTGCAGATTATATATACTTACTTGTTATATACCCTGCAGCCTATTTTATATATATTTACATATATTCTGCTTTTCTATTTCTAAAATATACTGGCTTAAGTTCACATACTTCCGCAAGCTTTAGAGCTACATTAAGGTTTTTACCTATATCATTCATGTTATGAGCATCGGAACCAATTGTAACGTTTAATCCCCCAAGTTCTCTATATCTTTTGTAAATTTCAATAAGGTTATCTACTGAACCTTTGTCAGCAAGTCTTTTAGTATTAAGTTCCAAAACGATGCCGCTATTGATTACCATTTTAAGCACTTCATCTATCAAATCACTATATTCATTATAATAAAGCTCTTTATCTTCATATCTTGCATATCTAGCAATATAGTCTATGTGACCTAGACTGTCTATAAAAGTATGATTTTTTATATTCTTGAGCATGCATTGAAAATATTCTGTATATACTTGATTTTTAGTACGTCCATTATATAGTTTCTCATAATATAAATCAGTATTATTAATCATGTGAATTGAACCAATTATATAATCAAAAGGATACCTTTCAGCTACTTCTTTGTTATCTGAAATACAATCATCTTTCATTCCAAGTTCAACACCTAAAAGAAATTTATCCCCTCTATATCTATTATAAGTTTTAAAATAATCATCTATATCAAAAATAAATTCACCTGGTCTTGGAAAATTAAAATCTATATGTTCAGTTATAATACACCCTATATTTAATTCTTCTGATTTTGCTAAAATTTCTTCTACTCTCATCCTGCTATCTGTAGAAAAATTAGCATGCATATGACAGTCAAACATATTACTACCTCCTGTTGTTTCATCCTCAATAAAAATTTAAATCACAAAAATATACATATGGATTTATAATTATTCATAAATTTAAATAATTTTGCATAGACAAGTTAACTTTATAGTCCCTGCTTCATATAATTACTATATGTAATTATAAGCTAAAACCAGTAAAAATACAAAAGTAACAAATTATTTTTGATGGGGGGTTGGCAAATTATGAAAACTAAAGTAATAGCTATTGGGAATCCTATTATGAGTGATGAAGGCATAGCTATAAAGGTTGCAGAAAACTTAAAATCAATTCTAAGAAAAAATAACATAGAGGTTATAATGGGAGAAACTGATGTGGATTACTGCTTTGACAACATCAAAAAAGATGATTTTTTATTTATTATCGATGCAACCTATTATGGTATCATACCTGGTTCGCTTACACTGATACCTCTTGAAAAATCTATTCCTTACCTTAGTGACACTTACTCACAACACGAACTAAGCCTCATAAATGTACTAAAGAAAAATGGGAATGTGCCTCCAGGCTATATAATAGGTATAGAAGTTGATGAAATAAAATTCGATTGCAATTTAAGCTCCTCACTGACAAAAAAATTTGATAAGATATGCAGTAAAGTTCAACATATTATCGTAAATAATTCTCCCAATGCATAAAAATAAGAGGACTGTATGTCCTCTTCATACTATTTTGCTCAATGATTTAAAAATCACATAGTATTTTATTATTAAATAAATTCTTTTATTAAATTAACTTCGTCTAATGCCCACCTTTTTGTAATTCCATAGTCATTTTTATTATTAGATTGAACCTTATGTACATAAGAAACCATAAAACTTAATATCATAGAATATGCTCTCCTTCGCAATTTTCCTTCAAAAGTCATATCCAATTCTTTTCCATATCCATTTATAAATATTGCATCATTGGACCAAAGAACATACTCATATTCACTATCAGCAAACATAGCACGATCTGCATCAATAATAGCTACAATCTTCCAACTTCCATCAACTTTATTTACTATAATATTTGGATCCCATAAATCATTATGAACTAAACTAGGCTTAACACTAATATCAAAAAGTTCTATATGCTTGCTAAAAAAACTATCGAAAACTTTAATATCACTATGATCAAAAACATTATTTCTTGCTGTCTTTTCTGAGATTTCTTGCGCCAATTCACTTATAATATCAGCCCATTTATTTGAACCCCTTATATTACCTTCTGGAGTAATCCATCCAAAGGTGTTGGATTTTATATTATGTATTTTGGCAGTATATGCTCCTAACTCTTCTTTTATCTTATTTCTAGCCTCTCTTGGAAAAGAAGGATGACTCAATGATATGCCTTCAATATATTCCATAACGATATAATCTCTATTTATTATCTCATGTGTAATATCACACTTTAAAACTTTTGGAGTAGGAATCCCATTACTCTCTAATAGTCTATATATAACTGGCTCAGACTTCATCATACTTTTTTCGTAATTTAAAAGTAGTTCCTCTCTAATAGGAGCAACTCTAAGTACTAGCTTTTTTGTAGGATTTAAAGTTTTTATTACATAAGTTGTGTT includes these proteins:
- a CDS encoding AI-2E family transporter produces the protein MKKKIIKYIILIAIFFTCGIVIYKSTIVKEVLYLIFMSFIIAYTIKPLQKLLIKRGINQRIAAALLLIVFVLCAVLILIVIIPSIFRESLNVNNSFIKLEHYFNEFYNKLKPLKNNKTLFVILENIYEKVNVQFVSMLNKFLDNAFSIGENLISLAVIPIVVYYFLADSDIIFNRLIVVFPCKSRSIIKKILCHIDKIMGRYIISQFLLCLLIGILTFFILIFLKVDFPIILSILNAAFNIIPYFGPLFGALPAVFMALLISPKTAIYASICLYFIQQIEGDIISPKITGDSVSMHPLLVIIILIIGGKIGGFIGMVLAVPIGVIIKIIYEDLNYYLF
- a CDS encoding PRC-barrel domain-containing protein; amino-acid sequence: MEKIILIVTKYINNEMNSMYRSKDFILMDVVDIKGKKIGFVKDIIINFNSAEVEGFIVSSYKFFKNTVNVYVEDIISYSNIMVVKKTCENKVLKFSDIKNIDIIDRDAAVLGMLEDILFDKASFEIKAIIVSTGLLQNLISGKKVFLMKELLLGEEGILKINPVSNMEFSSVPHRLLMEVDCNEKENH
- the nifU gene encoding Fe-S cluster assembly scaffold protein NifU; this encodes MQYSEKVMDHFMNPRNVGEIEDANGIGEVGNAKCGDIMKIYLKVEDNIIKDAKFKTFGCGSAIASSSMATELIIGKSLEEAWELTNKAVAEALDGLPPVKMHCSVLAEEAIHKAINEYRISQGLEPWDYEEHDDIHDQVHGE
- the nifS gene encoding cysteine desulfurase NifS; amino-acid sequence: MNKPIYMDYAATTYVKPEVLDEMIPYFTEHFGNPSSIYSLSRETKKAIDKARDRVAKAINADSNEIYFTGGGSEADNWALKGIAFAHKNKGNHIITTTIEHHAILHACEYLEKNGFEITYLPVDEYGFIKIEDLEKAISDKTILVSIMFANNEIGTIQPINEIGKLCREKKVLFHTDAVQAVGNVNIDVKEMNIDLLSMAAHKIYGPKGTGALYIKKGVKIDNLVHGGGQERSKRAGTENVAGIVGLGKAIELASENMEAHSKKLTELRDRLIEGLLKIPYSRLNGPVGEKRLPGNANICFRFIEGEAILLLLDHMGICASSGSACTSGSLDPSHVLLAIGLPHEIAHGSLRLSMGDGTTVEDVDYVIETVEKVVSRLRDMSPLWDDFIKKGDK
- a CDS encoding RrF2 family transcriptional regulator; the encoded protein is MKLSTKGRYGIKAMVDLAIHYGMDPVSIKCISERQNISEYYLEQLFSPLRRANLIKSVRGAQGGYVLNRKPEEITIYELMEVLEGPVEISTCIDDKSCNNVDCCATRLLWAKIKESIDSVTKSTTLKDIVDDYYNMKITNSEGEKKHE
- a CDS encoding replication-associated recombination protein A, giving the protein MDLFTMAMNKSSGNKPLAERMRPRNLDEFYGQKHIVGKGKLLRRLIENDSLTSIILYGPPGVGKTTLASIISKETKCEFVKLNATSIGVKEIREYIEKAEDNLKFYGKKSIFFIDEIHALKKGAQQDSLLDAMEKGIIILIGATTENPYFDLNGAILSRAKVFQMEPLTENDIVLILENILKDSERGYGGLKINIEKAALQCIAELCGGDARTAINALELAVLSTHKNSEGIIIIEKERVLEALQKPAVNYDATGDNHYDIISAFIKSIRGSNADAALYWFGRMVAGGEDPKFIVRRLIVHASEDIGMADPNAMLIAQAASNALMMVGMPEASIPIAQAIIYLAKAPKSNSVCTAVFKAIEDAKYNQYRVPPHLRDTHYKGAQALGNVGYKYPHDYPGHFVEQEYFPKEMGKKTYYNED
- a CDS encoding tocopherol cyclase family protein; translation: MKALINPDSYHGNNKRINFFEGWYFKLVDSSKKNVYAFIPGIFLGKNTSQSHSFIQILTASTASYNYLKYSTVNFKSSKNELETSVGENSFSLNGLSLNIKDINLNISGNITFKNVLKWPDSLINPGSMGYYNYLKFMQCFSQVCAIDMDLSGALNINGQCIDFNGGKGYIEKNWGKSFPHSWIWVQCNNFNNTRAALSCSIGHIPFLFGSFRGFLIGFRVNDSFIKFTTLNRSILNISRKNNDVLIQVENNEYKLKIETYTNKRDFILCNGPRDDKMIPLVEENLLANIVVELIDKKTNRPVLIDNGSCAGIEYGGDQMWIINK
- a CDS encoding histidinol phosphate phosphatase, which gives rise to MFDCHMHANFSTDSRMRVEEILAKSEELNIGCIITEHIDFNFPRPGEFIFDIDDYFKTYNRYRGDKFLLGVELGMKDDCISDNKEVAERYPFDYIIGSIHMINNTDLYYEKLYNGRTKNQVYTEYFQCMLKNIKNHTFIDSLGHIDYIARYARYEDKELYYNEYSDLIDEVLKMVINSGIVLELNTKRLADKGSVDNLIEIYKRYRELGGLNVTIGSDAHNMNDIGKNLNVALKLAEVCELKPVYFRNRKAEYM
- a CDS encoding hydrogenase maturation protease gives rise to the protein MKTKVIAIGNPIMSDEGIAIKVAENLKSILRKNNIEVIMGETDVDYCFDNIKKDDFLFIIDATYYGIIPGSLTLIPLEKSIPYLSDTYSQHELSLINVLKKNGNVPPGYIIGIEVDEIKFDCNLSSSLTKKFDKICSKVQHIIVNNSPNA
- a CDS encoding phosphotransferase family protein, whose amino-acid sequence is MSKSRIYQELELKDIELIMKKSFENDTLVDSYDFLKGGLFNTTYVIKTLNPTKKLVLRVAPIREELLLNYEKSMMKSEPVIYRLLESNGIPTPKVLKCDITHEIINRDYIVMEYIEGISLSHPSFPREARNKIKEELGAYTAKIHNIKSNTFGWITPEGNIRGSNKWADIISELAQEISEKTARNNVFDHSDIKVFDSFFSKHIELFDISVKPSLVHNDLWDPNIIVNKVDGSWKIVAIIDADRAMFADSEYEYVLWSNDAIFINGYGKELDMTFEGKLRRRAYSMILSFMVSYVHKVQSNNKNDYGITKRWALDEVNLIKEFI